From one Salinibacterium hongtaonis genomic stretch:
- a CDS encoding rhodanese-like domain-containing protein, with protein sequence MKEISVTELAAQKQPVIVDVREPDEFQALRVPGVAHIPMGEVVERIAEIPDDGPVYVICASGGRSARVAEYLASRDIDAINVAGGTFGWRDAGLPVESGA encoded by the coding sequence GTGAAAGAAATTAGCGTCACCGAGCTTGCCGCCCAGAAGCAGCCGGTGATTGTGGATGTTCGTGAACCCGACGAGTTTCAGGCGCTGCGCGTGCCTGGCGTGGCCCACATCCCCATGGGAGAGGTCGTCGAGCGCATTGCGGAGATCCCCGATGACGGCCCCGTCTATGTGATCTGTGCCTCGGGTGGTCGCAGCGCACGCGTTGCCGAATACCTCGCCAGCCGCGATATCGACGCCATCAACGTGGCCGGCGGCACCTTCGGCTGGCGCGACGCGGGCCTCCCCGTCGAAAGCGGCGCATAG
- a CDS encoding alpha/beta fold hydrolase yields MPATVILVHGLRTSASLFRQQLADLDALGIPAMAVDLPGHGSRLGEQFTLDAALDAIGAAVDTAESSGSQPYLVGFSLGGYLSIEWTARNPGRLSGLLAAACGTVPSPLIMNTWRFLARGIGRLPDRGLSLNNATVRLLVPQPGAADVISGGVALDVMDDVLVSLLELSPVERLREIDIPVLFVNGRFDHVRAHARRYLAATRTGRLVTVPGASHMVSVVRPREFTEALLSGYSQATGWTR; encoded by the coding sequence ATGCCGGCAACTGTCATCCTCGTGCACGGCTTGCGCACCTCGGCGAGCCTGTTTCGGCAGCAGCTCGCCGACCTCGACGCGCTCGGCATCCCGGCCATGGCTGTCGACCTGCCCGGCCACGGTTCGCGGCTGGGCGAACAGTTCACGCTCGACGCCGCTCTGGATGCCATTGGTGCGGCCGTCGACACCGCCGAATCCTCGGGATCACAGCCCTATCTCGTAGGATTTTCGCTCGGCGGTTACCTCTCGATCGAGTGGACCGCCCGCAACCCCGGCCGTCTGAGCGGCCTCCTCGCCGCCGCCTGCGGCACGGTGCCGAGCCCCCTCATCATGAACACCTGGCGGTTTCTGGCGCGAGGGATCGGGCGCTTGCCCGACCGGGGGCTGTCGCTCAACAACGCGACCGTGCGGCTCTTGGTGCCGCAGCCGGGTGCTGCCGACGTGATCTCTGGGGGAGTCGCCCTCGACGTCATGGACGATGTGCTTGTGTCATTGCTCGAGCTGAGCCCCGTGGAACGACTGCGCGAGATCGACATCCCCGTGCTCTTTGTCAACGGCCGCTTCGATCACGTGCGGGCCCATGCCCGCCGCTACCTCGCGGCCACCCGCACGGGTCGCCTCGTGACCGTGCCCGGCGCATCCCACATGGTGAGCGTCGTGCGTCCGCGTGAATTTACCGAGGCCCTGCTGAGCGGGTACTCTCAGGCCACCGGCTGGACGCGCTGA
- a CDS encoding EscU/YscU/HrcU family type III secretion system export apparatus switch protein: protein MAEEPTGERTEQATEKRMKEVREKGKLSKSQDLTAWVGIGAAAVVIPVTISLGADAGTEQLITVARVIATPEPGLAVAALWEGMNSVLATLGIMLVAVLVAVVVAAAVQGGIQLKKFAPKFEQFNMVTGLKRTFGMQALWQGAKALFKTIVVGVVLYSVIQTLMPTLMASGAHSVTALLGEAAGGVAALLQFAIVAGLVLAFADVFVVMKRNRKQTRMTKKEVTDENKRSEGDPLIRSQRRARQLAMSRNRMIAAIGDADVVMVNPTHVAVALKYEPGKSAPRVVAKGADIIASRIREEAEKKGVPMVADVPLARALHAACDIGDEIPLELYDSVARVLAFVMALKKRGAAAGVHTMAKAASFGGAALVGAAPLPSISSRSSSGMPSSSGMPSASGIPSASGISGSAKGLA from the coding sequence ATGGCCGAAGAGCCCACAGGCGAGCGCACAGAACAAGCAACAGAAAAGCGCATGAAAGAGGTGCGCGAGAAGGGCAAGCTTTCCAAGTCTCAGGACCTCACCGCATGGGTGGGCATCGGTGCCGCCGCCGTGGTGATTCCCGTCACAATTTCGCTCGGAGCCGATGCGGGAACTGAGCAGCTCATCACGGTTGCCCGCGTGATCGCGACGCCCGAGCCGGGGCTCGCGGTGGCTGCCCTCTGGGAGGGCATGAACTCCGTGCTCGCGACCCTCGGCATCATGCTCGTCGCCGTTCTCGTGGCCGTCGTGGTGGCGGCCGCAGTGCAGGGCGGCATCCAGCTCAAGAAGTTCGCGCCCAAGTTCGAACAGTTCAACATGGTCACTGGTCTCAAGCGCACCTTCGGCATGCAGGCGCTCTGGCAGGGAGCAAAGGCACTCTTCAAGACCATTGTGGTCGGCGTTGTGCTCTATAGCGTGATCCAAACCCTCATGCCCACCCTCATGGCGTCGGGCGCGCACTCTGTTACGGCGCTGCTGGGTGAGGCGGCGGGCGGAGTCGCAGCACTGCTGCAGTTCGCGATTGTCGCGGGACTCGTGCTCGCCTTCGCCGACGTTTTTGTTGTGATGAAGCGCAACCGCAAGCAGACCCGCATGACCAAAAAGGAGGTCACCGACGAGAACAAGCGCTCAGAGGGTGACCCGCTGATCCGGTCGCAGCGCCGCGCCCGCCAGCTCGCCATGAGCCGCAACCGCATGATCGCGGCGATCGGTGATGCGGACGTCGTGATGGTCAACCCAACGCACGTGGCCGTCGCCCTCAAATATGAGCCCGGCAAGTCTGCGCCTCGCGTTGTTGCCAAGGGCGCAGACATCATCGCCAGCCGCATCCGTGAAGAGGCCGAGAAGAAGGGTGTGCCCATGGTGGCGGATGTTCCGCTCGCCAGGGCGCTGCATGCGGCCTGCGATATCGGCGACGAGATCCCCCTCGAGCTCTACGACTCCGTGGCTCGCGTGCTCGCCTTCGTGATGGCGCTCAAGAAGCGCGGCGCAGCGGCAGGCGTCCACACCATGGCCAAGGCCGCAAGCTTCGGCGGTGCGGCCCTCGTTGGCGCAGCGCCCCTCCCCTCAATCTCTTCTCGTTCTTCTTCTGGCATGCCCTCTTCTTCTGGCATGCCCTCTGCTTCTGGCATCCCGTCTGCTTCTGGCATATCTGGCTCAGCGAAAGGCCTCGCATGA
- a CDS encoding HhH-GPD-type base excision DNA repair protein, whose protein sequence is MTMYLTGDAAADELLESDDLALLLGMLLDQQVTMESAFAGPAKIRDRVGGLKADVLADFEPDALVEVFKQSPAVHRFPGSMAARVQSVCAAVRDDWGGDASAIWTQGNPDGAEVLKRLKKLPGFGEQKAKIFLALLGKRRGLDAPGWREASAPYGDEGSLMSVADITSPETLARVRESKKAAKAAAKAAKEKR, encoded by the coding sequence ATGACGATGTACTTGACGGGCGATGCTGCTGCCGATGAGCTGCTCGAGAGCGACGACCTGGCGCTGCTGCTGGGCATGCTGCTCGACCAGCAGGTGACAATGGAGTCGGCGTTCGCTGGCCCCGCCAAGATTCGTGACCGCGTGGGAGGCCTCAAGGCCGATGTCCTCGCGGACTTTGAGCCGGATGCTCTCGTCGAGGTCTTCAAGCAGAGCCCCGCGGTCCACCGATTCCCCGGCTCTATGGCCGCGCGTGTGCAGTCGGTGTGTGCGGCCGTGCGCGACGACTGGGGCGGGGACGCCTCCGCGATCTGGACTCAGGGCAACCCCGACGGAGCCGAGGTGCTCAAGCGACTCAAGAAGCTGCCCGGTTTCGGAGAGCAGAAGGCCAAGATCTTCCTGGCCCTCCTCGGCAAGCGACGGGGGCTCGACGCGCCCGGCTGGCGTGAAGCATCCGCTCCCTACGGGGATGAGGGTTCGCTCATGTCGGTCGCCGACATCACGAGCCCCGAGACGCTCGCCCGCGTGCGTGAGTCAAAAAAGGCGGCGAAGGCTGCGGCAAAGGCCGCTAAAGAGAAGCGCTAA
- a CDS encoding CPBP family intramembrane glutamic endopeptidase gives MTDRTVTRLNLRPILLFVAIAFGGAWLVALPMWLSGEGLAHPFASLLLIVMMFTPAIAALISARVFRSGESFARETTLRPSRPFRQWWGYGLLAWFGPLLVTLLAIGIAVAIGGLTLDLVNFSGFADTLDAATGGEALPVPIQVLVAVQLVSVLFLPIINVLPALGEELGWRGFLQARLLPLGQWPTVLITGVLWGLWHAPVVLLGYNYPGYAPVLALLMMVVFTTLTSVLLGWLTLSGGTVWLAAIAHGFINGVGGLSLLVAASGPVDPFTSGLLGLPGWIAMALLIVLLVVLKRFPVRQKQAA, from the coding sequence ATGACCGACCGCACCGTGACTCGCCTCAATCTGCGCCCCATCCTTCTCTTCGTTGCCATCGCCTTCGGCGGCGCCTGGCTGGTGGCGTTGCCGATGTGGCTGAGCGGTGAGGGGCTCGCGCATCCGTTCGCATCGCTCCTGCTGATCGTCATGATGTTCACGCCGGCGATCGCCGCGCTGATCAGCGCACGGGTTTTTCGCAGCGGGGAGAGCTTTGCGCGGGAGACGACGCTGCGCCCATCGAGGCCGTTTCGGCAGTGGTGGGGCTATGGCCTGCTTGCCTGGTTCGGGCCGCTGCTGGTGACCCTGCTCGCCATTGGCATCGCTGTGGCGATCGGCGGACTCACGCTCGACCTGGTCAACTTCAGCGGGTTCGCCGACACGCTTGACGCGGCCACCGGCGGGGAAGCCCTGCCGGTGCCAATTCAGGTGCTCGTCGCCGTTCAACTGGTGAGCGTGCTGTTCTTGCCCATCATCAACGTGCTGCCGGCGCTGGGTGAGGAGCTCGGCTGGCGCGGCTTTTTGCAGGCCAGACTCTTGCCGCTCGGCCAGTGGCCGACCGTGCTCATCACGGGCGTGCTGTGGGGCCTCTGGCACGCACCGGTCGTGCTGCTCGGCTACAACTACCCCGGCTATGCGCCCGTTCTTGCGCTGCTCATGATGGTTGTCTTCACCACCCTCACCTCAGTTCTGCTCGGCTGGCTCACTCTCTCAGGCGGCACTGTCTGGCTCGCGGCAATCGCCCACGGCTTCATCAACGGCGTCGGGGGTCTGTCTCTGCTGGTGGCGGCATCCGGGCCCGTCGACCCGTTCACATCCGGGCTGCTCGGCCTGCCGGGATGGATCGCGATGGCACTGCTCATTGTGCTGCTGGTGGTGCTCAAACGGTTTCCCGTGCGGCAGAAGCAGGCCGCCTAA
- a CDS encoding iron chaperone encodes MAEKPETVDDYIASFDAEVQAMLRRVQLAIHAGITEGGARDAPETISYGIVRVSINGRYGIYFGAWKKHIGMYPVPVFEGELEKEIAPYRSGKDSVNFVYGLPLPESLITKAAAEITRRTLAR; translated from the coding sequence ATGGCAGAGAAGCCCGAAACCGTTGACGACTACATCGCGTCATTCGATGCCGAGGTGCAGGCGATGCTCCGCAGGGTGCAACTGGCCATCCACGCGGGAATCACTGAGGGCGGGGCGAGGGATGCTCCCGAAACGATCAGCTACGGAATCGTGCGGGTGTCGATCAACGGGCGCTATGGCATCTACTTTGGCGCGTGGAAGAAGCACATCGGCATGTATCCCGTGCCGGTTTTTGAGGGCGAACTCGAGAAGGAGATCGCGCCTTACCGCTCCGGCAAAGACTCCGTGAACTTTGTCTACGGCCTCCCGCTGCCGGAGTCGCTCATCACGAAAGCCGCCGCAGAAATCACGCGTCGCACCCTGGCCCGTTAA
- a CDS encoding flagellar biosynthesis protein FlhA — MKRSLTLFAIPVGVVGIILLLVVPVPAALLDVLLIVSILFALVILLTSMFVKKPLDFSVFPSLLLVATLFRLGLNVASTRLVLGEGYAGQVIEAFGHVAVGGSLIIGAVIFLILVVIQFVVVTKGAERVAEVGARFTLDAMPGKQMAIDADLNAGLITDNEARERRASVAAEADFYGAMDGASKFVKGDAIAGIVIIIINVIGGIAIGMVQRGLELGEAVETYTLLTIGDGLVTQIPALLMAVATGMIVTRSNAEADMGTTASGQLTQSRQALMIAGCAAVVMGLIPGMPILPFMAIGGLLMIASQRIKAGEKKKLIMEEQAALAPVDPKSETTEDLIDQMRVHALEIQLSPDLVDLVSGASDDLLARVRALRRKIAFELGIVVPPVRTRDSVELPSGTYVIRIAGVEAGRGIAPRGRVLALGDNLDGLPGASTVEPVFGLSGKWVPTEMRHSAEMAGATVIDRTSVLVTHLSSLVTANAARLLSREDVRMLTEGVKQVNPSAVDELVPTLLSLAEVQRVLQGLLTEGVAINDLPRIYEALSLRAKVSTDPEGLVEAARAALGPALVAGHAEGALLRVIMIDPVLEQAMLESMRPSELGTQLLLDQNAIEGILGSLKEIVGRQSELGNQAVLVCAPAVRPAVRRLVSAQVGGFPVLSYQEVTAANIDIETVGVVRVTAQIPA; from the coding sequence ATGAAACGCTCACTGACGTTGTTCGCCATCCCCGTGGGGGTGGTCGGCATCATCCTGCTTCTCGTGGTCCCCGTGCCCGCAGCGTTGCTCGACGTGCTGCTCATCGTGAGCATCCTGTTCGCCCTCGTGATTCTGCTCACAAGCATGTTCGTCAAGAAGCCGCTCGACTTCTCGGTGTTCCCCTCGCTGCTGCTCGTGGCGACCCTGTTCCGGCTCGGTCTCAACGTGGCTTCGACCCGTCTCGTGCTCGGTGAAGGCTATGCCGGCCAGGTAATCGAGGCATTCGGCCACGTTGCCGTCGGTGGCTCGCTCATCATCGGCGCCGTGATCTTTCTCATCCTCGTCGTCATCCAGTTCGTGGTGGTCACGAAGGGTGCAGAGCGTGTCGCCGAAGTCGGTGCCCGCTTCACCCTCGACGCCATGCCCGGCAAGCAGATGGCGATCGACGCCGACCTCAACGCTGGCCTCATTACCGACAACGAGGCGCGGGAGCGGCGAGCATCCGTCGCGGCGGAGGCCGACTTCTACGGCGCCATGGACGGTGCCTCCAAGTTCGTCAAGGGCGATGCCATCGCTGGCATCGTCATCATCATCATCAACGTCATTGGTGGCATCGCCATCGGAATGGTGCAGCGCGGCCTCGAGCTCGGCGAAGCGGTCGAAACCTACACGCTGCTGACCATCGGCGACGGTCTCGTCACGCAGATCCCCGCGCTACTCATGGCGGTCGCCACAGGCATGATCGTTACCCGATCCAACGCAGAAGCCGACATGGGCACCACGGCGTCTGGACAGCTCACTCAGTCGCGCCAGGCGCTCATGATCGCCGGATGCGCCGCCGTGGTCATGGGGCTCATCCCCGGAATGCCGATTCTGCCGTTCATGGCGATCGGCGGGTTGCTCATGATCGCTTCGCAGCGCATCAAGGCTGGTGAGAAGAAGAAGCTCATCATGGAGGAACAGGCGGCGCTGGCCCCCGTCGACCCCAAGTCCGAAACAACAGAAGACCTCATCGACCAGATGCGGGTGCACGCCCTAGAGATCCAGCTCTCGCCTGACCTGGTCGACCTCGTCTCTGGAGCATCCGACGACCTCCTGGCCCGCGTTCGTGCGCTTCGCCGCAAGATCGCCTTTGAGCTGGGCATCGTGGTGCCGCCCGTTCGCACGCGCGACAGCGTCGAACTGCCCTCCGGCACCTATGTGATTCGCATCGCCGGGGTCGAGGCCGGGCGCGGCATCGCTCCGCGGGGCCGGGTGCTCGCGCTCGGCGACAACCTCGATGGCCTGCCAGGGGCGAGCACCGTTGAACCCGTGTTCGGGCTTTCGGGCAAATGGGTGCCCACCGAGATGCGGCACAGCGCCGAAATGGCCGGGGCCACCGTGATCGACCGCACATCGGTGCTCGTGACGCACCTCTCCTCGCTTGTCACCGCCAACGCCGCCCGACTGCTCAGCCGAGAGGATGTTCGCATGCTCACCGAGGGCGTCAAGCAGGTGAACCCCTCCGCCGTTGACGAGCTCGTGCCCACACTGCTGAGTCTTGCCGAAGTGCAGCGCGTCTTGCAGGGCCTGCTCACGGAAGGGGTCGCCATCAACGACCTCCCCCGCATCTATGAGGCACTGTCGCTGCGCGCCAAGGTGTCGACGGACCCCGAGGGGCTTGTTGAGGCGGCGCGCGCCGCCCTCGGCCCCGCCCTGGTCGCCGGTCACGCCGAGGGGGCGCTGCTCAGGGTCATCATGATCGACCCCGTGCTAGAACAGGCCATGCTCGAGAGCATGAGACCCTCAGAACTCGGCACCCAGTTGCTGCTCGACCAGAACGCCATCGAGGGCATCCTGGGTTCCCTCAAGGAAATCGTCGGGCGCCAGAGCGAGCTCGGCAACCAGGCCGTTCTCGTGTGTGCGCCGGCGGTGCGTCCGGCCGTCCGCAGGCTCGTCTCGGCCCAGGTCGGCGGCTTCCCCGTGCTCTCCTACCAGGAGGTCACGGCGGCCAACATCGATATCGAAACCGTGGGGGTGGTTCGTGTCACCGCGCAGATTCCGGCTTGA
- a CDS encoding carbon storage regulator, whose amino-acid sequence MLVLTRKPGERVLIGDDIVITILESRGDGIRIGIDAPRGVSIQRAEIVQAVSEANVAATQAAPDAEERLKAALGIVPPAEGAAPTPQE is encoded by the coding sequence ATGCTGGTGCTGACGAGAAAACCCGGAGAGCGCGTGCTCATCGGTGACGACATTGTCATCACCATTCTTGAGAGCCGCGGCGACGGCATCCGGATCGGAATCGACGCCCCGCGTGGCGTCTCCATTCAGAGGGCCGAAATCGTGCAGGCCGTCTCAGAAGCGAACGTTGCCGCCACGCAGGCGGCCCCGGATGCCGAGGAGCGCCTCAAGGCAGCGCTCGGCATCGTGCCCCCCGCTGAGGGTGCAGCCCCAACACCGCAGGAGTAG
- a CDS encoding flagellar biosynthetic protein FliR, translating to MSLELNLAWIEAVMLAAVRMTAFIVIAPPFSYRAFPARIKAMLAIGLALAVSPKVTADYVSPSGAEFLGSLVFELLTGAVLGFLVFIVFSAVQSAGGLIDLFGGFQIAQAFDPGTQINGAQFSRFFHMAAIALLFSSGAYQLIIGGLTRSFTALPLGGAIDLGSSAETIVSLVSQLFLAAIQISGPLLVILFLADVGLGLLTRVAPALNAFALGFPLKIFLTLTLSVVVFAALPSVVANLTGDALEAVMGVR from the coding sequence ATGTCCCTGGAGCTCAATCTCGCGTGGATAGAAGCCGTCATGCTCGCCGCAGTGCGCATGACGGCCTTCATCGTGATCGCTCCGCCGTTCTCCTACCGTGCATTCCCCGCCCGCATCAAGGCGATGCTGGCGATCGGATTGGCCCTTGCCGTCTCCCCCAAAGTCACCGCCGACTATGTTTCGCCCAGTGGGGCCGAGTTCCTCGGGTCCCTCGTCTTTGAGCTGCTTACCGGCGCGGTTCTCGGGTTTCTCGTGTTTATCGTCTTCTCCGCGGTGCAGTCCGCCGGAGGCCTCATCGACCTCTTCGGAGGCTTTCAGATCGCCCAGGCATTCGACCCGGGAACCCAGATCAACGGCGCCCAGTTCTCCCGCTTCTTTCATATGGCTGCCATCGCCCTCCTGTTCAGCTCAGGGGCCTACCAGCTCATCATCGGCGGCCTCACTCGCAGCTTTACAGCGCTGCCCCTCGGTGGTGCGATCGACCTCGGCTCCAGTGCCGAGACCATCGTGTCGTTGGTCAGCCAGCTGTTTCTCGCCGCCATCCAGATCTCCGGCCCCCTGCTCGTCATTCTCTTTCTTGCGGATGTCGGCCTGGGTCTGCTCACCCGTGTCGCCCCGGCGCTCAATGCGTTTGCGCTCGGGTTCCCGCTCAAGATCTTTCTCACGCTCACGCTCTCCGTCGTGGTCTTCGCCGCGCTGCCGAGCGTGGTGGCCAACCTCACGGGCGATGCCCTCGAAGCCGTCATGGGGGTGAGGTAA
- the fliQ gene encoding flagellar biosynthesis protein FliQ: protein MDSAAVLDIALQGLLVAAKLSAPVLITALTVGFAISLLQSITQIQEVTLSFVPKAAAVGIALLVCGHWMISEIVGFTHRLFDTLPSLLSGG from the coding sequence ATGGACTCTGCCGCGGTTCTCGACATCGCCCTCCAGGGGCTCCTGGTGGCGGCCAAGCTCTCTGCCCCCGTGCTCATCACAGCCCTCACGGTGGGTTTTGCCATCTCACTTTTGCAGTCCATCACCCAGATCCAAGAGGTCACGCTGTCTTTCGTGCCCAAGGCCGCAGCGGTGGGCATCGCCCTCCTCGTCTGCGGCCACTGGATGATCAGCGAGATCGTCGGCTTCACCCACCGGCTCTTCGACACTCTGCCCTCTCTTCTCAGCGGGGGATGA
- the rlmC gene encoding 23S rRNA (uracil(747)-C(5))-methyltransferase RlmC, with protein MQCSYFDAGLCLSCTLLPQPYAEQLADKHAHCQRMLADYPGIQWMPPVASAESGFRNKAKMVVGGTVDAPTLGLLDGQMRGIDLQGCGILQPGLTAAFPAIADFITLAGLVPYDVAARRGELKNVLLTESADGDLMLRFVLRSSESLPRIRKHLPWLEHRVPSLRVISANLLPEHRAAIEGLDEILLTAQSTLPMRVGDVELALRPQSFFQTNTAIASALYRQAHEWVDSVNPASVWDLYCGVGGFALHCAAPGRTVTGIEVSAEAIESARAASVGLPGMAFETADATAFALASTEAPDLVIVNPPRRGIGPDLSGWLEASSVQTVVYSSCNSVTLARDLAAMPSLVPTRARVLDMFPHTNHYEAIVLLQRVPSRG; from the coding sequence ATGCAGTGCTCCTACTTCGACGCGGGTCTCTGCCTCTCGTGCACCCTTCTCCCCCAGCCGTATGCCGAACAGCTGGCCGATAAGCATGCCCACTGCCAGCGGATGCTCGCCGACTACCCCGGCATCCAGTGGATGCCCCCCGTCGCCAGCGCAGAATCTGGCTTTCGCAACAAGGCCAAGATGGTCGTCGGTGGCACCGTGGACGCGCCAACCCTGGGGCTTCTCGACGGGCAGATGCGGGGCATCGATCTGCAGGGATGCGGCATCCTGCAACCCGGGCTCACCGCCGCATTCCCCGCCATCGCCGACTTCATCACGCTCGCGGGGCTCGTGCCCTATGACGTTGCTGCCCGCCGCGGCGAACTCAAAAACGTTCTGCTCACCGAATCGGCCGACGGAGACCTCATGCTTCGATTCGTGCTGCGGTCAAGCGAATCGCTGCCGCGCATCCGCAAGCACCTTCCGTGGCTTGAGCACCGCGTGCCGTCCCTGCGCGTGATCAGCGCCAACCTGCTGCCGGAGCATCGGGCGGCGATCGAGGGGCTCGACGAGATTCTGCTGACCGCCCAGAGCACACTGCCCATGCGGGTCGGCGATGTGGAGCTCGCGCTGCGCCCGCAAAGCTTTTTTCAAACCAACACCGCGATCGCCTCCGCGCTCTATCGCCAGGCGCACGAATGGGTCGATTCGGTGAACCCCGCAAGCGTGTGGGACCTCTATTGCGGGGTCGGCGGTTTCGCGCTGCACTGCGCAGCGCCCGGCCGCACCGTCACGGGAATCGAGGTCAGCGCCGAAGCCATCGAAAGCGCGCGGGCAGCGAGCGTCGGATTGCCAGGAATGGCCTTCGAAACGGCGGATGCCACGGCGTTTGCTCTGGCCTCCACCGAAGCGCCCGACCTGGTGATTGTGAACCCCCCTCGTCGCGGAATCGGGCCAGACCTCAGCGGCTGGCTCGAAGCATCCTCAGTGCAGACCGTCGTCTACTCCAGTTGCAACTCGGTCACCCTGGCCCGCGATCTCGCCGCGATGCCCTCCCTCGTGCCGACGCGGGCGCGGGTGCTCGACATGTTCCCTCACACGAATCACTACGAGGCGATCGTGCTGCTGCAACGCGTGCCGAGCCGGGGTTAG
- a CDS encoding 2-keto-4-pentenoate hydratase, whose amino-acid sequence MSLTTTATEALGTALLTAHETQQPIAPLTTTAPDMTVEDAYGVQMHQVAAWKNAGRRVIGYKVGLTSLAMQKQLGVDQPDFGHLFDDMLLDASAPVSLAGFIAPRIEPEISFVLSKDVTGPGLTIEELADAVDHAVISLEIIDSRIADWKITLADTIADNASSGAVLVGEGTAQLDGVDLAALPVSMRRNGETVGEGVGAAVLGHPLEGALWLANTLGSLGQTLPAGSLIMAGSITAAVAIAPGDTISASFGELGTLDVTFA is encoded by the coding sequence ATGAGCCTGACCACCACGGCCACCGAGGCTCTCGGCACCGCCCTGCTCACGGCACACGAAACGCAGCAGCCGATCGCGCCGCTCACTACGACGGCGCCCGACATGACCGTCGAGGATGCCTACGGGGTGCAGATGCACCAGGTCGCCGCGTGGAAGAACGCCGGCCGCCGCGTCATCGGCTACAAGGTCGGCCTCACGTCGCTCGCAATGCAGAAGCAGCTCGGCGTCGATCAGCCCGACTTCGGGCACCTATTCGACGACATGCTTCTGGATGCTTCTGCCCCGGTTTCGCTCGCCGGATTCATCGCCCCGCGCATCGAGCCCGAGATCTCCTTCGTGCTCAGCAAGGATGTAACGGGCCCCGGCCTCACTATCGAGGAGCTTGCGGATGCTGTCGACCACGCGGTGATCTCGCTCGAAATCATCGATTCGCGCATCGCCGACTGGAAGATCACGCTCGCCGACACGATCGCCGACAACGCATCATCCGGTGCCGTTCTCGTGGGCGAGGGCACCGCTCAGCTCGACGGCGTCGATCTGGCAGCTCTGCCCGTGAGCATGCGCCGTAACGGCGAAACCGTGGGCGAAGGTGTTGGCGCGGCCGTGCTCGGGCATCCGCTTGAGGGCGCGCTGTGGTTGGCCAACACCCTGGGCTCGCTCGGGCAGACGTTGCCCGCAGGCTCACTCATCATGGCCGGCTCCATCACGGCCGCCGTGGCGATCGCCCCCGGCGACACGATTTCGGCGTCGTTCGGCGAGCTCGGCACCCTCGACGTCACGTTCGCGTAG
- a CDS encoding pyrimidine dimer DNA glycosylase/endonuclease V, whose product MRLWSVHPSLLDRQALVACWREGLLAQSVIGKQSGGYSNHPQLVRFRECDDPMASLGAFLSAIVDEADARGYRFAREKIVGRGAVPPIPLAEGQLAYEWGHLLAKLRVRSPDRAAELDSRVLPPAHPVFTVVPGPIAPWERPLG is encoded by the coding sequence ATGAGGCTGTGGTCGGTGCATCCGAGCCTTCTTGACCGCCAGGCTCTCGTGGCGTGTTGGCGGGAGGGCCTGCTCGCGCAGTCGGTGATCGGCAAGCAGTCTGGCGGCTACAGCAATCATCCGCAGCTCGTGCGATTTCGGGAATGCGATGACCCGATGGCCTCGCTCGGCGCTTTTCTCTCGGCAATCGTGGACGAAGCGGATGCCCGCGGCTATCGATTTGCCCGCGAGAAGATCGTGGGCCGGGGCGCGGTGCCGCCGATCCCCCTTGCGGAGGGTCAGCTCGCGTATGAATGGGGCCACCTGCTGGCCAAGCTGCGGGTGCGCAGCCCTGACCGCGCCGCAGAGCTCGACTCGCGCGTGCTGCCGCCCGCGCATCCCGTTTTCACGGTGGTGCCGGGCCCGATCGCGCCGTGGGAGCGCCCGCTCGGCTAG
- a CDS encoding DMT family transporter codes for MAWIILIVSGVLEAVWATALGKSEGFTKLWPTVIFGVALAASMVGLALAMREISTATAYAVWVGIGASITVIYAMITGDEPASLIKILLIMGLVGCIVGLKVVSGAEH; via the coding sequence ATGGCATGGATCATTCTGATCGTCTCAGGAGTTCTCGAAGCCGTCTGGGCCACCGCGCTCGGCAAGTCGGAGGGCTTCACCAAGCTGTGGCCGACCGTCATTTTTGGCGTTGCGCTGGCGGCCAGCATGGTCGGCCTCGCGCTGGCAATGCGGGAGATTTCGACCGCCACGGCCTACGCGGTGTGGGTGGGCATCGGCGCCTCAATTACGGTGATCTACGCGATGATCACGGGTGATGAGCCGGCGTCCCTCATCAAGATTTTGCTCATCATGGGCCTCGTTGGTTGCATCGTCGGCCTCAAGGTGGTCAGCGGCGCAGAGCACTAA